In the Verrucomicrobiia bacterium genome, one interval contains:
- the dnaX gene encoding DNA polymerase III subunit gamma/tau translates to MARALYRKYRAKTLQEIVGQQHIVTILSAALQQQRINHAFLFTGPRGVGKTSIARILAHEINQLPYTDETTHLDIIEIDAASNRRIDDIRDLRDKIHIAPVSARYKVYIIDEVHMLTGESFNALLKTLEEPPAHAIFILATTESHKLPATIISRTQRFHFRPVPVPEVVAHLQMIAQKEAISITDDALQLVAEHGDGSFRDSISLLDQLSAFGTKEITAEMVETTLGLAPKTDVIKLAQAVLANKLDTTVQLLRSIEQKGAAAVIITQQLIKYLASIIDSEKKAAPLIDKLLEVGKSTNPSAKLLATLAIAAGEATSVKNAAESAVAPLPTLSLPVQPPKQPKPRPAAKVITTEEKQIVNDPIQPETIQEVTTATIIENFNWEQVVEAVRAEHVSVYGVIKHASIEYTAEGTLRLYFAYALHRKKVDDQKYRALLVESITKLYGNCPPIETTLGHAPPKDETAASVAALMGGGEEVKVNE, encoded by the coding sequence ATGGCTAGAGCCTTATACAGAAAATACCGAGCAAAAACATTACAGGAAATTGTTGGTCAGCAGCACATCGTAACGATACTTTCTGCCGCCCTGCAGCAGCAGCGAATTAACCATGCTTTTTTGTTCACCGGGCCGCGCGGCGTTGGCAAAACCAGCATCGCTCGTATTTTAGCGCATGAAATAAATCAGTTGCCGTACACCGATGAAACCACCCACCTTGATATTATCGAAATTGATGCTGCCAGCAATCGCCGTATCGATGATATCCGCGACTTGCGCGACAAAATTCACATTGCGCCAGTTTCGGCGCGCTATAAAGTATATATCATCGACGAAGTACATATGCTCACAGGCGAAAGTTTTAACGCGCTCTTAAAAACACTTGAAGAGCCGCCAGCGCACGCCATTTTCATTCTGGCCACCACCGAATCGCACAAGTTGCCGGCTACGATTATTAGCCGGACGCAGCGATTTCATTTTCGCCCGGTGCCAGTACCTGAGGTTGTGGCTCATCTGCAAATGATCGCCCAAAAAGAAGCCATTTCTATAACTGATGACGCCCTGCAGTTAGTTGCCGAACACGGCGACGGTAGCTTCCGCGATAGTATTAGTTTGCTCGACCAACTTTCGGCTTTTGGCACTAAGGAAATAACTGCCGAAATGGTCGAAACCACCTTAGGCCTAGCACCGAAAACCGATGTTATTAAGCTTGCTCAAGCGGTGCTGGCAAATAAACTCGACACAACCGTGCAACTGCTTCGAAGCATCGAACAAAAAGGTGCGGCAGCAGTTATTATCACGCAGCAACTTATCAAATATTTAGCATCGATTATTGATTCGGAAAAAAAGGCCGCCCCGTTAATCGACAAGTTACTTGAAGTCGGGAAGTCAACTAACCCGAGCGCTAAGTTGCTCGCCACACTAGCTATTGCTGCTGGCGAAGCTACCTCAGTCAAAAACGCCGCTGAAAGTGCCGTGGCTCCGCTGCCGACGTTATCTTTGCCAGTGCAACCGCCGAAGCAACCTAAGCCTAGGCCAGCCGCGAAAGTAATAACCACAGAAGAAAAGCAAATTGTTAACGACCCGATTCAACCCGAAACTATACAAGAAGTAACCACAGCTACAATCATTGAAAATTTCAACTGGGAACAAGTGGTTGAAGCCGTGCGCGCCGAGCACGTTTCGGTGTATGGCGTTATTAAGCACGCCAGCATAGAATACACCGCCGAAGGCACTCTCCGGCTTTATTTTGCCTATGCTCTGCACCGAAAAAAAGTTGATGATCAAAAATATCGCGCGCTATTGGTCGAGAGTATTACCAAGCTCTACGGCAATTGCCCGCCTATTGAAACCACCCTCGGCCATGCACCGCCAAAAGACGAAACAGCCGC